In Zingiber officinale cultivar Zhangliang chromosome 6A, Zo_v1.1, whole genome shotgun sequence, a single genomic region encodes these proteins:
- the LOC121996653 gene encoding dynein light chain 1, cytoplasmic-like, whose product MADQSKGSVAGAAHATPSPKIVVKSIDMGEKMRVDAIDCARAGFEKHTVAKEVAEYIKKEFDKNYGQTWHCIVGRDFGSYVTHETNHFIYFYVDKIAVLLFKSG is encoded by the exons ATGGCAGACCAGAGCAAGGGCAGCGTCGCTGGGGCGGCTCACGCGACGCCGTCGCCCAAAATCGTCGTCAAGAGCATCGACATGGGCGAGAAGATGCGTGTCGACGCTATCGATTGCGCCCGGGCT GGATTTGAGAAGCACACAGTAGCTAAGGAAGTTGCCGAGTACATCAAGAAGGAATTTGATAAGAATTACGGGCAAACTTGGCATTGCATTGTTGGTCGCGACTTCG GATCCTATGTTACACATGAGACCAACCACTTCATTTATTTTTATGTGGATAAGATAGCTGTCTTGTTATTCAAATCTGGATGA